The segment GAGATGGTCCCGCCCGGGGTTCGGCTCGATCGGCCGCTCGACCTGCCGCCGGCCCTGACGGAGATCGAGCTAACACGCCATGTCGGGGCACTGGCAGCAAAAAACGCGAGCATCGACGAGCGCCCCTGTTTCCTCGGCGGCGGCGCGTACGATCACTTCATCCCCGCCGTGGTCGATATGCTCGCCAGTCGGGGGGAATTCTACACCGCCTACACCCCCTATCAGGCCGAGGCCAGCCAGGGGACGCTCCAGGCGATCTTCGAGTACCAGACCCTCGTCGCGCAGCTCACCGGGCTCGACGTCTCGAACGCCAGCCTCTACGACGGCGGCTCGGCCGTGGCCGAGGGAGTGCTCATGGCCATTGCCTCCGGCAATCGGCACGGCCGGATCGTCGCCAGCGAGGCGGTCCACCCCGAATACCGGGACGTGACCCGGACCTACCTCGAAAACCTCGAGCCGGAACTCGTCACCGTCCCGACCCGCAACGGCCAGACCTCCATCGACGACCTCATCGCCGCGCTCACCGACGACACCGCCGCCGTCATCCTCCAGCAGCCGAATTTCTTCGGCCAGCTCGAAGACATCGAGCCGCTCGTCGCTGCTGCGAAGGAGCGGGGCACCACGGCCATCGTTAGCGTCGATCCGATCGGCCTCGGCTTGCTCAAGCAGCCTGGAGCCTACGGCGCCGACATCGTGACGGCCGAGGGTCAGCCGCTCGGGAATGCCCTCGTCTACGGCGGGCCGTACCTGGGGATGCTCGCCTGCCGCGAGTCGTACCTCCGCAAGATCCCCGGCCGCCTCGTCGGCCAGACGCTCGACCGCGACGGCCGCCGCTGCTTCGTCCTCACCCTGCAGACCCGCGAGCAGCACATCCGCCGCGAGAAGGCGACCTCGAACATCTGCACCAATCAAGGATTGATGGCCCTCCGCGCCAGCATTTACCTGGCCGTGATGGGCCCGACCGGCCTCCGCGACGCCGCCGAGCAATCGGCCCGCAAGGCCCACTACGCCGCCGATCGCCTGAGTGAGATCCCCGGCCTTTCGCTCGCCTTCGACGGCCCCTTCTTCAAGGAATTCGTCATCCGCTGCGAAGGGAAAGACCCGGCCCGTGTGCTGGCCGAGGTTGGCCGACGCGGCTTCCACGGCGGCATCGCGCTCGGCCGCTGGTATCCCGAGCTGGCCGACGCCATCCTCATCGCCGTCACCGAGAAACGCACCCGATCCGAGATCGACGCCCTCGCCGACGCCTACCGCGAGGCCCTGGCCGCGGTCTAGTCGATTGCTGCGTGCGAGTCGAAGGCGTCGGACCCCCTCTCCGCACACGCGAGCGAGGGTTGATTTCCAACTCCCTCTCCCCCGTTCGCGGGGGTGAGGGCCGGGGTGAGGGGGGGCTCCTCGCCCTCAATCGCCGCTCGAACCACCGGCGACGAGGGAACAAAGAACACGAACCCCTTGCCTCAGCTCACGCCCTGGCGCCCGACCGTCCCGGCCCCTTCATCCTCCCGGAGCCGAATCCCATGTCCACCCGCACCCGCCCGATGACGAGCGACGAGCTGCTCCGGTTCGACGACCCGTCGGTGCGGGTCGAGCTGGACCGCGGAGCGTTGATCACCATGCCCTTACCCGGTGGCGGTGATGCTTTGCCCGGTGTCCGCGCCCGTGTGGCCGATCTGTTCGACGGAGGAGGCTGAGCGATGCAGAAACGCGACGCGGCCCGACGCCATCGGCGAGCGGTCGTCATCATCGCGGCGATGGCCGGCGCCCTGCTCGTCCTGCTGGCCTCGGTCGTCCCCTGGGCCAGAACACAGTACGACGCGAAAGGGATCGAACCGTCTCCCGCGGTCGAGGTGATTTTCCGCATCAGTGAGATGGTGACCGATCGTCTGATGCTCGTTCTCTTGCTCGTTGCGGTCCTCATCGGCCTGCTCTGGACCTCCTTCGGCCTGCTCGATCGCGCCTCGCGGTCGCGGGCCTGATCACAGAAACGTTCACTTGCACCTGCCATTGCTCCCCTCTGTTGGAACCCAGGACCGACCGCCCCGCACGGACCTTTTTTCCCCTTGGAATCGGCGACGACTCATGTTGAAGAAAGACCAACCCCCGCTTCTGTTCGAATCGTCTCGCCCCGGTCGTCGCGTGCGGATCGTCCCCCCCTCGGACGTGCCCGACCGGCCGATCGACGACCTTATCCCGGCCGAACACCGCGCCGACGCTCCCCCTCCGTTGCCCGAGCTGGGCGAGCTGGACGTCGTCCGCCACTACACGAACCTCTCGACGTTCAACATGGCGATCGACGCCAATTTCTACCCCCTCGGGTCGTGTACGATGAAGTACAACCCGAAGCGCAACGAGCGGCTCGCCTCGCTGCCCGGCATGGCGGGCCTGCATCCGTATCAGGACGAATCCACGATTCAGGGGATGTTGCAGCTCTTGTTCGAGGTCCAGCACGATCTCGGCGAGATTGCCGGCCTGCCCGCCGTCAGCCTTCAACCGGCCGCCGGTGCGCAAGGCGAGCTGACCGCCCTGATGGTTGCCGCCGCGGCCTTCCGCGACCGCGGCGAGCACCGCACGACCGTCCTCGTCCCCGACAGCGCACACGGCACCAATCCCGCCTCGGCCCAGCT is part of the Tautonia marina genome and harbors:
- the gcvPA gene encoding aminomethyl-transferring glycine dehydrogenase subunit GcvPA → MAYILNTDEQTREMLETIGLESLDQLFEMVPPGVRLDRPLDLPPALTEIELTRHVGALAAKNASIDERPCFLGGGAYDHFIPAVVDMLASRGEFYTAYTPYQAEASQGTLQAIFEYQTLVAQLTGLDVSNASLYDGGSAVAEGVLMAIASGNRHGRIVASEAVHPEYRDVTRTYLENLEPELVTVPTRNGQTSIDDLIAALTDDTAAVILQQPNFFGQLEDIEPLVAAAKERGTTAIVSVDPIGLGLLKQPGAYGADIVTAEGQPLGNALVYGGPYLGMLACRESYLRKIPGRLVGQTLDRDGRRCFVLTLQTREQHIRREKATSNICTNQGLMALRASIYLAVMGPTGLRDAAEQSARKAHYAADRLSEIPGLSLAFDGPFFKEFVIRCEGKDPARVLAEVGRRGFHGGIALGRWYPELADAILIAVTEKRTRSEIDALADAYREALAAV